In Vespula pensylvanica isolate Volc-1 chromosome 16, ASM1446617v1, whole genome shotgun sequence, the following proteins share a genomic window:
- the LOC122634934 gene encoding uncharacterized protein LOC122634934 has product MGGKSAKPKIPSYEPYQCCPAKVARGTKLAKATKVSPVIKEKDRVHGNVKGRFSKTETSALKPINKLTPKESKKMATSSPIKSTSSPTTEVKQSHSKAKRGFFGSVVAGLPYLMKV; this is encoded by the exons ATGGGAGGTAAAAGTGCGAAACCCAAGATTCCCTCCTATGAGCCCTACCAGTGCTGTCCTGCGAAGGTTGCTCGCGGCACTAAGCTCGCCAAGGCCACAAAAGTCAGCCCTGTTATCAAGGAAAAGGATAGGGTCCATGGTAACGTCAAAGGCAGGTTCAGTAAAACGGAAACTTCGGCGTTGAAGCCTATTAACAAGCTCACACCAAAGGAGAGCAAAAAGATGGCGACAAGTTCACCGATCAAGAGTACCAGCAGTCCAACTACCGAAGTCAAGCAATCCCATTCGAAGGCCAAAAGAGGATTTTTCGGAAGCg TTGTGGCCGGTCTTCCGTACCTCATGAAGGTTTAA